From Aliarcobacter butzleri, the proteins below share one genomic window:
- a CDS encoding sulfite exporter TauE/SafE family protein translates to MDLNIDFLIIFSIILFFSSLVQGSIGFGFPLISTPLLAMITDMKTAILYVAIPTLLINLIAIFSEGNFLSAIKRFYPLAIFAMIGSAIGTQILIYSSSEIFKLLLAISIIFYLLIQKFKFEMVWVKNKPKTSLVIFGLSAGIIGGLTNVMALVLIIYSLESKHSRKEIIQSSNICFLFGKLIQIILFAIHGSFTQELLTISFSSLILVVVAMVIGLKIKNKIPQENYNKVIKGFLFLMAIALIYQTIF, encoded by the coding sequence ATGGACTTAAATATTGATTTTTTAATCATCTTTTCAATAATTTTATTTTTTTCTTCTTTGGTTCAAGGAAGTATTGGTTTTGGTTTTCCTTTAATCTCAACTCCTCTTTTAGCAATGATTACAGATATGAAAACAGCTATTTTGTATGTTGCTATTCCTACTCTTTTGATTAATTTGATAGCTATTTTTAGTGAAGGAAACTTTTTAAGTGCTATAAAAAGGTTTTATCCTTTAGCGATTTTTGCGATGATAGGAAGTGCTATTGGTACACAAATATTAATCTATAGTAGTTCTGAAATCTTTAAATTATTATTGGCAATTTCAATTATATTTTATTTATTAATTCAAAAATTCAAATTTGAAATGGTTTGGGTAAAAAATAAACCTAAAACTTCACTTGTTATATTTGGATTGAGTGCAGGAATTATAGGTGGTTTAACAAATGTTATGGCTTTGGTTTTAATAATATATTCTTTAGAATCAAAACATTCAAGAAAAGAGATAATTCAGTCTTCAAATATATGTTTTTTGTTTGGAAAACTTATTCAAATTATACTTTTTGCAATTCATGGTTCATTTACGCAGGAGTTGTTAACAATTTCTTTTAGTAGTTTAATACTTGTTGTAGTTGCAATGGTTATTGGACTCAAAATAAAGAACAAAATTCCACAAGAAAATTATAATAAAGTTATAAAAGGATTTTTATTTTTGATGGCAATAGCATTAATTTAT
- the dsbD gene encoding protein-disulfide reductase DsbD, translating to MKKILLLLTLFIYSFSLELGNKVLEPEEAFKVKFIKNEDSLNIKFELGKDIYLYHDKLQINILKPQKIEITKELNIPKPVNYEEFIVHFDDLNLTIPYNLLKSKVDSKEFEIELKFQGCSKAGLCYAPINEKYLLSLDEIAQKVEAKKDLEQKIETNKNLNETDSIANSLKEKNLLLVLLTFFGFGLLLSLTPCVFPMIPILSSIIVGASKNETMTASRGFFLSLVYVLSMSVAYTIAGVIAGIFGANLQVALQNPYVLVIFALIFVALAFSMFGYFEIRLPQAIQNRVNKTTDGKEKQGILGIAIMGFLSALIVGPCVAPPLAGALVYIGQTGDAILGGLALFVMSLGMGVPLLLIGLGAGKFMPKPGGWMESITKIFGIVMLGVAIWLLDRVLDASIIIYLWALLLLGSAIYLKIYQHILTQLITVMIFIVGVILFVGAISGATNPLNPLEKFTSSKMTQVSDEKLIFKKVKNIQELELAIKNSNKPVMLDFWASWCVSCKELEEITFQDEQVINKLQEFTLLKADVTENNDEDKALQKKFGVVGPPALIFWDKDKNEIQASRIIGYKNPKDFLEIVNKNFQN from the coding sequence ATGAAAAAAATTTTATTGCTTTTAACGCTTTTTATATACTCTTTTTCTTTAGAACTTGGAAATAAAGTTTTAGAGCCAGAAGAGGCATTTAAAGTAAAATTTATAAAAAATGAAGATAGTTTAAATATCAAATTTGAATTAGGAAAAGATATATATTTATATCATGATAAATTACAAATAAATATATTAAAACCACAAAAAATAGAGATTACAAAAGAGTTAAATATCCCAAAACCTGTAAATTATGAAGAATTTATTGTGCATTTTGATGATTTAAATTTAACTATTCCTTATAATCTTTTGAAATCAAAAGTTGATTCAAAAGAGTTTGAAATTGAGTTAAAATTTCAAGGATGTTCAAAAGCTGGACTTTGTTATGCTCCAATCAATGAAAAATATCTATTATCTTTAGATGAAATTGCACAAAAAGTCGAAGCAAAAAAAGATTTAGAACAAAAAATTGAAACAAATAAAAATCTTAATGAAACAGATAGTATTGCAAATAGTTTAAAAGAGAAAAACCTACTTTTAGTTTTACTTACATTTTTTGGATTTGGCTTACTTTTATCTTTAACTCCTTGCGTTTTTCCGATGATTCCTATTTTATCATCAATTATTGTTGGTGCTTCAAAAAATGAAACTATGACGGCTAGTCGTGGTTTCTTTTTATCTTTGGTTTATGTTTTATCAATGAGTGTTGCATATACAATAGCTGGAGTAATTGCAGGAATTTTTGGAGCAAATTTACAAGTAGCACTTCAAAATCCTTATGTATTAGTTATTTTTGCTTTAATATTTGTTGCCCTTGCATTTTCTATGTTTGGTTATTTTGAAATTAGACTTCCTCAAGCTATTCAAAATAGAGTAAATAAAACAACTGATGGAAAAGAAAAACAAGGAATATTAGGAATTGCAATTATGGGATTCTTATCTGCTCTCATCGTTGGTCCTTGTGTTGCACCTCCACTTGCAGGAGCATTAGTTTATATTGGACAAACAGGTGATGCAATTCTTGGTGGATTAGCTTTATTTGTTATGAGTTTAGGAATGGGAGTTCCATTACTTCTAATTGGTTTAGGTGCCGGAAAATTTATGCCAAAACCTGGTGGCTGGATGGAAAGTATTACAAAAATTTTTGGAATAGTAATGTTAGGTGTTGCAATTTGGCTTTTAGATAGAGTTTTAGATGCAAGTATAATTATATATTTATGGGCATTATTACTTTTAGGAAGTGCTATTTATCTAAAAATTTATCAACATATTTTAACTCAGTTGATTACTGTTATGATTTTTATTGTGGGTGTTATTTTATTTGTTGGGGCAATTAGTGGTGCAACAAATCCTTTAAATCCTTTGGAAAAATTTACTTCATCAAAAATGACACAAGTCTCTGATGAAAAGTTGATTTTTAAAAAAGTAAAAAATATTCAAGAACTTGAACTTGCAATTAAAAACTCAAATAAACCAGTTATGTTAGATTTTTGGGCATCATGGTGTGTTTCATGTAAAGAGTTAGAAGAGATTACTTTTCAAGATGAACAAGTTATAAATAAACTTCAAGAATTTACTTTATTAAAAGCTGATGTAACTGAAAACAATGATGAAGACAAAGCTTTACAAAAAAAGTTTGGTGTTGTTGGACCGCCTGCTTTAATATTTTGGGATAAAGATAAAAATGAAATTCAAGCTTCAAGAATTATTGGTTACAAAAATCCAAAGGACTTTTTGGAAATAGTAAACAAAAATTTTCAAAATTAA
- the rimK gene encoding 30S ribosomal protein S6--L-glutamate ligase yields MRIYILSRNENLYSTKRLVQEATAKGWEVKVIDYLKCTIEIMKGELLVNYEGKLLPIPDAIIPRIGASKTFYGAAMVRHFEMQDVFSTTGNLALTRSRDKLRSLQVLSKNDVDLPRTVFASNKSNAKDVIALSGGAPLVLKILEGTQGVGVVLVDSKKAAKSVLDAFYGMDVNLLVQEYIEEANGTDIRAFIVDNEVVGAMKRQGAEGDFRSNLHQGGSAVAYKLSRKEKATAIAAARAMGLGVCGVDMIPSKRGPLVMEVNSSPGLEGIEKSTNINIAQKIMDYIEKNIKPKSSNTQKRKIKKDNIGA; encoded by the coding sequence ATGAGAATCTATATCTTATCAAGAAATGAAAATTTGTATTCAACAAAAAGACTAGTACAAGAAGCAACGGCAAAAGGCTGGGAAGTAAAAGTAATAGATTATTTAAAATGTACGATTGAGATTATGAAAGGTGAATTACTTGTGAACTATGAAGGAAAATTGTTACCAATTCCCGATGCTATAATTCCTAGAATTGGTGCAAGTAAAACTTTTTATGGTGCAGCAATGGTTAGACACTTTGAAATGCAAGATGTATTTAGTACAACAGGAAATCTAGCACTTACAAGAAGTAGAGATAAACTTAGAAGTTTACAAGTTTTATCAAAAAATGATGTGGATTTACCAAGAACAGTTTTTGCTTCAAATAAATCAAATGCAAAAGATGTTATTGCTTTAAGTGGAGGAGCACCTTTAGTTTTAAAAATTTTAGAGGGAACTCAAGGTGTTGGAGTTGTTTTAGTGGATAGTAAAAAAGCTGCTAAATCAGTTCTTGATGCTTTTTATGGGATGGATGTAAATTTACTTGTTCAAGAGTATATTGAAGAAGCCAATGGTACAGATATAAGAGCTTTTATTGTAGATAACGAAGTTGTTGGTGCGATGAAAAGACAAGGGGCAGAAGGAGACTTTAGGTCAAACTTACATCAAGGTGGAAGTGCAGTCGCTTATAAACTTAGTAGAAAAGAAAAAGCAACTGCAATAGCTGCAGCAAGAGCAATGGGACTTGGAGTTTGTGGTGTTGATATGATACCTTCAAAAAGAGGACCGTTAGTTATGGAAGTAAACTCGAGTCCAGGACTTGAAGGAATAGAAAAGTCAACAAATATAAATATAGCTCAAAAAATAATGGATTACATAGAAAAAAATATAAAACCAAAATCTTCAAATACTCAGAAAAGAAAAATAAAAAAAGATAATATAGGTGCATGA
- a CDS encoding ATP-dependent zinc protease family protein codes for MSQMKVIGRREVIDILDLELYGLDAKIDTGADSNSLHCDDIFIDDEKFVHFSLLDEVHPAYHGKKIKMPLYKLKKVKSSNGIIQLRASIQVVVSFFGKNYKTVISLTDRSDMKYPMLIGRKFLTNRFLVDVSKEYLSKVN; via the coding sequence ATGTCACAAATGAAAGTTATTGGAAGAAGAGAAGTTATTGATATTTTAGACTTAGAGCTTTATGGCTTAGATGCTAAAATAGATACTGGCGCAGATTCAAATTCGTTACATTGCGATGATATATTTATTGATGATGAAAAGTTTGTTCACTTTTCTTTATTAGATGAAGTTCATCCAGCTTACCATGGTAAAAAAATAAAAATGCCTCTTTATAAATTAAAAAAAGTTAAAAGTTCAAACGGAATAATCCAATTAAGAGCATCAATTCAAGTTGTAGTATCTTTTTTTGGGAAAAATTATAAAACAGTGATATCTTTGACAGATCGTTCAGATATGAAATATCCAATGTTAATTGGAAGAAAATTTTTAACAAATCGTTTTTTAGTAGATGTTTCAAAAGAGTATTTATCAAAGGTTAATTAA
- a CDS encoding EAL domain-containing protein, with product MVKELENYKVLIFLLILLGISILIIYLLAKAKKRCEEEVLQKVKEIEEKLSVDKLTGLKNRVALDNDIKNAEFVSIALLDLDSFGDINELYGFVSAELVLVEVAKILKEFEKNYNVSAYRLSGDIFCLLDKDNMPFFQFELFIEDLILTFKNKLVHIDKLGIDVLISMTLGISIVQEEPVRTAAIALKKAKKTNQRFLVYNNEIDTKEVVKKSIYWREKIQKAILENNVIPFYQPIFDRNKEIVKYETLMRIRDIDENEKVIYFTPNLFLSVSFKTKQYLQLSHIIISKTFDNLLKTKKQISLNISFKDILNNEFIEFLDNKMDRLEKKDKQRIIFEILESDYISDYEHLEEFISKYKKHGVKIAIDDFGTGYSNFIRIMRIRPDYLKIDSSLIKYIDIDKNSYEIVKSIIAFSKALNIKTIAEYVHTKEILDLLLEMGVDEFQGFYLGEPSLNIE from the coding sequence TTGGTCAAAGAATTGGAAAATTATAAAGTTTTAATTTTTTTACTAATCCTACTTGGGATTTCTATTTTAATTATATATTTGCTAGCAAAAGCTAAGAAAAGATGTGAAGAAGAAGTTCTTCAAAAAGTAAAAGAAATAGAAGAAAAATTATCAGTTGATAAGCTAACTGGTTTAAAAAATAGGGTTGCTTTAGATAATGATATAAAAAATGCAGAATTTGTATCAATTGCTTTACTTGATTTAGACTCTTTTGGTGATATTAATGAACTTTATGGATTTGTATCAGCTGAACTAGTTTTGGTTGAAGTTGCAAAAATTTTAAAAGAGTTTGAAAAAAATTATAATGTAAGCGCTTATAGATTAAGTGGTGATATTTTTTGTTTATTAGATAAAGATAATATGCCATTTTTTCAATTTGAACTATTTATTGAAGATTTGATTTTAACATTTAAAAATAAATTAGTTCATATTGATAAATTAGGAATAGATGTTTTAATTAGTATGACATTAGGAATTTCTATTGTACAAGAAGAGCCAGTTAGAACAGCTGCAATTGCACTAAAAAAAGCAAAAAAAACAAATCAAAGATTTCTTGTTTATAACAATGAGATTGATACAAAAGAAGTTGTTAAAAAATCTATTTATTGGCGAGAAAAAATACAAAAAGCTATTTTAGAAAATAATGTAATACCTTTTTATCAACCAATTTTCGATAGAAATAAAGAAATTGTAAAATATGAAACTTTGATGAGAATAAGAGATATTGATGAAAATGAGAAAGTGATATACTTTACACCAAATCTATTTTTATCTGTATCTTTTAAAACAAAACAGTATTTACAATTGTCTCATATCATTATCTCAAAAACATTTGATAATTTACTAAAAACAAAAAAACAAATATCATTAAATATAAGTTTTAAAGATATTTTAAATAATGAGTTTATAGAGTTTTTAGATAATAAAATGGATAGATTAGAGAAAAAAGATAAACAAAGAATAATATTTGAGATACTAGAAAGTGATTATATCTCTGATTATGAACATTTAGAAGAGTTTATTTCAAAGTATAAAAAGCATGGTGTAAAAATTGCAATAGATGATTTTGGAACAGGTTATTCAAACTTTATAAGAATTATGAGAATAAGACCAGATTATTTAAAAATAGATAGTTCTTTAATAAAATATATAGATATAGATAAAAACTCTTATGAAATTGTAAAATCAATTATTGCCTTTTCAAAAGCATTAAATATCAAAACTATTGCTGAATATGTACATACAAAAGAAATTCTAGATTTACTTTTAGAAATGGGTGTTGATGAATTTCAAGGTTTTTACTTAGGCGAACCTTCTTTAAACATTGAATAG
- a CDS encoding phosphatidylserine decarboxylase — translation MHITNQISQYFGKFAKKEFPTPIQKIINLSYVKLMKLNMAEFKHPRYYKSLNDLFTRELIIKREIDKDKDSIISPTDSFITECGTLKDDTALQIKGMEYSVEELLTYYCSENFEKVKNGSFMNFYLAPKDYHRYHAPCNFKLKKLIHVPGKLYPVNLKYLNKEFELFVQNERVILECENNGKLFYMVFVGALNVGQMVFEFENRVETNKNAKEIKVYNYDNIEITKGECLGYFKMGSTVVMIWEKDSVQIDNLLNQNVKFGQRIGKL, via the coding sequence ATGCACATCACAAATCAAATATCTCAATATTTTGGAAAATTTGCTAAAAAAGAGTTTCCTACACCTATCCAAAAAATTATAAATTTAAGTTATGTAAAACTAATGAAGCTAAATATGGCTGAATTTAAACATCCTAGATATTATAAATCTTTAAATGATTTATTCACAAGAGAGTTAATCATAAAAAGAGAGATAGATAAAGACAAAGATTCAATTATTTCTCCAACTGATAGTTTTATAACTGAATGTGGAACTCTAAAAGATGACACTGCTTTACAAATAAAAGGTATGGAATATAGTGTTGAAGAGTTATTGACTTATTATTGTAGTGAAAACTTTGAAAAAGTTAAAAATGGTTCTTTTATGAACTTTTATTTAGCGCCAAAAGATTATCATAGATATCATGCTCCTTGTAACTTTAAACTAAAAAAGCTTATTCATGTTCCAGGAAAGCTTTATCCTGTAAATTTAAAATATCTAAATAAAGAATTTGAACTTTTTGTACAAAATGAAAGAGTTATTTTAGAGTGCGAAAACAATGGAAAACTTTTTTATATGGTATTTGTTGGAGCTTTAAATGTTGGTCAAATGGTATTTGAATTTGAAAATAGAGTTGAGACTAACAAAAATGCAAAAGAGATAAAAGTTTACAATTATGACAATATCGAAATAACAAAAGGTGAATGTTTAGGATATTTTAAAATGGGTTCAACTGTTGTTATGATTTGGGAAAAAGATAGTGTTCAAATTGATAATTTACTAAATCAAAATGTGAAATTTGGTCAAAGAATTGGAAAATTATAA
- the mltA gene encoding murein transglycosylase A → MKSLILILFLTFLVTGCSTKKEVFEEKKEVKNRMEPVSFTEIKGFFEDDLNYALEVFKKDCQKSKKYEQFKSVCQKAQYETDGRKFFIVNFQPYKLYDSNSHDEGTITGYYEPLLYGSLKKSARYKYPVYKIPKNLITSDNANLEGYKSRGKLVGKKIVPYDTRKEIESNPNNPNLEVIAYVDDKFDLFFLHIQGSGKIQLDNGKLINVAYAEQNGRAYTSIGGYLINQGLMTKDEMSVQSMKKFFANNPSKMDYIFNLNESYIFFKISNQGATGALNTVLTPKRNLAVDKSYIPLGTPVFLNTQNPVSKQPINQMMVAADVGGAIKGEIRADFFWGFGKDAFEYAGRMKEKGKMYILLPKN, encoded by the coding sequence ATGAAAAGCTTAATACTTATTCTATTTTTAACTTTTTTGGTTACAGGATGTTCTACTAAAAAAGAGGTTTTTGAAGAAAAAAAAGAAGTTAAAAATAGAATGGAACCAGTTTCTTTTACTGAGATAAAAGGTTTTTTTGAAGATGATTTAAATTATGCTTTAGAAGTTTTCAAAAAAGATTGTCAAAAATCAAAAAAATATGAACAATTTAAAAGTGTATGCCAAAAAGCTCAGTATGAGACTGATGGAAGAAAATTTTTTATAGTAAATTTTCAACCATATAAACTTTATGATAGTAATTCACATGATGAAGGAACAATTACAGGATATTATGAACCTTTATTATATGGTAGTTTGAAAAAAAGTGCCAGATATAAATATCCAGTTTATAAAATACCAAAAAATTTAATTACGTCAGATAATGCAAATTTAGAAGGTTACAAATCTCGTGGAAAATTAGTTGGTAAAAAAATAGTTCCTTATGATACAAGAAAAGAGATAGAATCAAATCCAAATAATCCAAATCTTGAAGTTATAGCTTATGTAGATGATAAATTTGATCTGTTTTTCCTTCATATCCAAGGTTCTGGAAAAATCCAGCTGGATAATGGAAAACTAATAAATGTTGCTTATGCTGAGCAAAATGGAAGAGCATATACAAGTATTGGTGGTTATTTGATAAATCAAGGACTTATGACAAAAGATGAAATGTCTGTTCAATCAATGAAAAAGTTTTTTGCAAATAACCCTTCAAAAATGGATTATATTTTTAATTTAAATGAAAGTTATATCTTTTTTAAAATCTCTAATCAAGGAGCAACGGGAGCTTTAAATACTGTTTTAACTCCAAAAAGAAACTTAGCTGTAGATAAGAGTTATATACCTTTAGGAACACCTGTATTTTTAAATACACAAAATCCAGTATCAAAACAGCCAATAAATCAAATGATGGTTGCAGCTGATGTTGGTGGAGCGATTAAAGGTGAAATTAGAGCTGATTTTTTCTGGGGATTTGGAAAAGATGCTTTTGAATATGCTGGAAGAATGAAAGAAAAAGGTAAAATGTACATTCTTCTACCTAAAAATTAG
- the dnaK gene encoding molecular chaperone DnaK — protein MSKVIGIDLGTTNSCVAVYENGEAKIIPNKEGKNTTPSIVAYTDKGEVLVGDPAKRQAITNPEKTIYSIKRIMGLMMNEPNAKEAQSKVGYKIVDRNGAAAVEIAGKVYTPQEISAKILGKLKADAEEYLGDKVTDAVITVPAYFNDAQRKATQEAGTIAGLNVLRIINEPTAASLAYGLDKKGEEKVLVYDLGGGTFDVTVLEIGDGTFEVLSTDGNAFLGGDDFDNAIIDWLAKEFKDENGFDIKNDKMALQRLKDAAENAKKELSSAESTEINLPFISMGNAGPIHLVKSLTRAKFESMTEKLIDETLDHIKIALKEAGLSKGDIDEIIMVGGSTRLPKANQVVKEFFGKDLNKGVNPDEVVAAGAAVQAGVLRGDVKDVLLLDVTPLSLGIETLGGVMTKLIDKGTTIPVKKSQVFSTADDNQPAVSIHVCQGEREFAKDNKSLGMFELSDIPAAPRGVPQIEVTFDIDANGVLNVSAKDKGTGKENKITISGSSGLSDAEIEKMVAEAEANKEADAKKKAVIEVRNQADALLHSTRKTLEENENAISEDEKKAIIDAAADLEETLKDENATKEQIEEKLKTLTDKSHKLAEAMYKKEQGEQAGAQPNQKAKKDDDDVIDAEVE, from the coding sequence ATGAGTAAAGTAATTGGAATAGATTTAGGAACAACAAACTCTTGTGTTGCTGTTTATGAAAATGGTGAAGCAAAAATTATCCCAAATAAAGAGGGGAAAAATACAACTCCATCTATCGTTGCATATACAGATAAAGGTGAAGTTTTAGTTGGTGATCCAGCTAAAAGACAAGCAATAACAAATCCAGAAAAAACTATTTATTCTATTAAAAGAATTATGGGACTTATGATGAATGAGCCAAATGCAAAAGAAGCTCAATCAAAAGTAGGTTATAAAATTGTTGATAGAAATGGTGCAGCAGCAGTTGAAATTGCTGGAAAAGTTTATACTCCTCAAGAAATTTCTGCAAAAATTTTAGGAAAATTAAAAGCTGATGCAGAAGAGTATTTAGGTGATAAAGTTACAGATGCAGTTATTACTGTTCCTGCATATTTTAATGATGCACAAAGAAAAGCTACTCAAGAAGCTGGAACAATTGCAGGTCTTAATGTATTAAGAATTATCAATGAACCAACTGCAGCATCACTTGCTTATGGTTTAGATAAAAAAGGTGAAGAAAAAGTTTTAGTTTATGATTTAGGTGGAGGAACTTTTGACGTTACTGTTTTAGAAATTGGAGATGGAACATTTGAAGTACTTTCAACTGATGGAAATGCTTTTTTAGGTGGAGATGACTTTGATAACGCGATTATTGATTGGTTAGCAAAAGAGTTCAAAGATGAAAATGGTTTTGATATTAAAAATGACAAAATGGCATTACAAAGATTAAAAGATGCGGCTGAAAATGCTAAAAAAGAACTTTCATCTGCTGAATCAACAGAGATTAATTTACCATTTATCTCTATGGGAAATGCAGGGCCAATTCACTTAGTTAAATCTTTAACTAGAGCAAAATTTGAATCTATGACTGAAAAACTAATTGATGAAACTTTAGACCATATTAAAATTGCTCTTAAAGAAGCAGGATTAAGTAAAGGTGACATCGATGAAATTATCATGGTTGGAGGAAGTACAAGACTTCCAAAAGCAAACCAAGTGGTAAAAGAATTCTTTGGAAAAGATTTAAATAAAGGTGTAAATCCTGATGAAGTAGTTGCTGCTGGTGCTGCAGTTCAAGCTGGAGTTTTAAGAGGTGATGTTAAAGATGTTCTTTTACTAGATGTTACACCATTAAGTTTAGGAATCGAAACTTTAGGTGGAGTTATGACAAAACTTATTGATAAAGGAACAACAATTCCTGTTAAAAAATCACAAGTTTTCTCAACGGCTGATGATAATCAACCTGCTGTTTCTATTCATGTATGCCAAGGTGAAAGAGAGTTTGCAAAAGATAATAAATCTTTAGGTATGTTTGAACTTTCTGATATTCCAGCAGCTCCAAGAGGTGTTCCTCAAATTGAAGTAACATTTGATATTGATGCAAATGGTGTTTTAAATGTAAGTGCAAAAGATAAAGGAACTGGAAAAGAAAACAAAATTACAATTTCAGGTTCATCTGGATTAAGTGATGCAGAAATTGAAAAAATGGTTGCAGAAGCAGAAGCAAACAAAGAAGCTGATGCTAAGAAAAAAGCAGTTATTGAAGTAAGAAATCAAGCAGATGCATTATTACACTCAACTAGAAAAACTTTAGAAGAAAATGAAAATGCAATTAGCGAAGATGAGAAAAAAGCTATTATTGATGCAGCAGCTGATTTAGAAGAGACTTTAAAAGATGAAAATGCAACAAAAGAGCAAATTGAAGAAAAATTAAAAACTTTAACTGATAAATCTCATAAATTAGCAGAAGCTATGTATAAAAAAGAGCAAGGGGAGCAAGCAGGTGCTCAACCAAATCAAAAAGCAAAAAAAGATGACGATGATGTTATCGATGCTGAAGTAGAGTAA
- the grpE gene encoding nucleotide exchange factor GrpE: MSEEKKDEILEQETVETKEEIKTEEAEQKTESLEEKVARLESELKESEEKFLRAYADFENMKKRLEKEKYQAIDYASEKFAKDLLTPLDTLEMALNSAKADVDANELLEKLKEGIELTLKNFITTFEKHNITKVETDGEFDPNVHNAVMQVDSAEHNSGQIVQELQKGYVLKDRLLRPSMVSIAN, encoded by the coding sequence GTGAGTGAAGAAAAAAAAGATGAAATTTTAGAGCAAGAAACTGTTGAAACAAAAGAAGAAATAAAAACAGAAGAAGCTGAGCAAAAAACTGAAAGTTTAGAAGAAAAAGTTGCTAGACTTGAAAGTGAATTAAAAGAGAGTGAAGAGAAATTTTTAAGAGCTTATGCTGATTTTGAAAATATGAAAAAAAGATTAGAAAAAGAGAAATATCAAGCAATAGATTATGCAAGTGAAAAATTTGCAAAAGATTTATTAACACCTCTTGATACTTTAGAGATGGCATTAAATTCAGCTAAAGCTGATGTTGATGCAAATGAGCTTTTAGAAAAACTAAAAGAAGGAATTGAGCTTACACTTAAAAACTTCATAACGACTTTTGAAAAACATAATATTACAAAGGTTGAAACTGATGGTGAGTTTGATCCAAATGTTCATAATGCTGTAATGCAAGTTGATAGTGCAGAACATAATTCTGGACAAATTGTTCAAGAGTTACAAAAAGGTTATGTATTAAAAGATAGGTTATTAAGACCTTCAATGGTAAGTATAGCAAACTAA
- a CDS encoding heat-shock regulator: MIDKKEFLLQSIIKAYIEHLEPIGSTQLKSMYDITYSPATIRGYFKKLGDEGYLAQEHISSGRTPTNEALKQYWKSKLNFKIDGVNLRALEYYASKIGLSIFIKKEKTDILKNIINVENRYMILEFSSFAISVRYSEALYRFLVDLIDLHIKDILKISKDVGAFEVYNSINQSLLASDFQIFNYKEFLSIALNYSFDEYTINRFLKGQILDDLKEGLYFDKLLPADYIGICNYCKIDNEEVKMLVIGELPKDYEYFYEKITNF; encoded by the coding sequence ATGATAGATAAAAAAGAGTTTTTATTACAGTCTATTATTAAAGCTTACATAGAGCATTTAGAGCCAATAGGTTCAACACAGCTTAAATCTATGTATGATATTACTTATTCTCCTGCAACAATTAGAGGTTACTTTAAAAAACTTGGAGATGAGGGATATCTTGCACAAGAACATATAAGTAGTGGACGAACACCTACAAATGAAGCTTTAAAACAGTATTGGAAATCAAAACTTAACTTTAAAATTGATGGTGTAAATTTACGAGCATTAGAATATTATGCCTCTAAAATTGGACTGAGTATTTTTATAAAAAAAGAGAAAACTGATATACTAAAAAATATTATAAATGTTGAAAATAGATATATGATATTGGAGTTTTCTTCATTTGCAATTAGTGTTAGATATAGTGAAGCTCTTTATAGATTTTTAGTTGATTTGATAGATTTACATATAAAAGATATTTTAAAAATATCAAAAGATGTAGGTGCTTTTGAAGTTTATAACTCAATAAATCAAAGCTTATTAGCTTCAGATTTTCAAATCTTTAATTATAAAGAGTTTTTATCAATAGCATTAAATTATAGTTTTGATGAATATACAATAAATAGATTTCTAAAAGGTCAAATTTTAGATGATTTAAAAGAAGGTTTATATTTTGATAAACTATTACCAGCAGATTATATTGGAATATGTAACTATTGCAAAATAGATAACGAAGAAGTAAAAATGTTGGTTATTGGTGAATTACCAAAAGATTATGAATATTTTTATGAAAAAATTACAAATTTTTAG